One window from the genome of Mucilaginibacter ginsenosidivorans encodes:
- a CDS encoding M16 family metallopeptidase: MDYQVHTLANGIRILHKPFPSAITHCCFVVNAGSRDEPAGKEGLAHFIEHLLFKETERRSTNQILNRLELVGADLNAYTTKEYTCVHASLLRQHLERTVDLFEDILFHSTFPQEELEKERGVILDEIASYLDQPEEAIQDDFEELLFKDHALGKNILGTPGSVAALNKMDISQFMADNYNTSEMVFAVIGDHDFNKLVKLCEKYFGDVPANQAQKHRSQPADQEGEKVSLARPISQTHCIIGNRAYPAAHHHKTGLLLLNNLLGGIGMSNRLNLEIREKYGIAYTIESNYTPLSDAGIFSIYFGTDAEKAAKADKLVHKELKKLRDQKLGTLQLHQAKQKFIGQIALAEENRIGLIISMAKSLLDFGYVDTLEQIFGKIEMVTAEQVLEISNEIFDNRLTTLVFEPKQ, from the coding sequence ATCGATTACCAGGTCCATACCTTAGCCAACGGTATCAGGATTTTACATAAGCCCTTCCCGTCCGCCATTACCCACTGCTGTTTCGTGGTGAATGCCGGTTCGCGCGATGAACCCGCGGGTAAAGAGGGCCTGGCGCATTTTATCGAGCACCTTTTATTTAAGGAAACCGAACGCCGCAGTACCAACCAGATATTGAACCGCCTGGAACTCGTAGGCGCCGACCTGAATGCCTACACCACCAAGGAATATACCTGTGTACATGCGTCGCTATTGAGACAGCACCTGGAGCGGACGGTGGACCTGTTTGAAGACATCCTGTTTCATTCCACCTTCCCGCAGGAAGAGTTAGAAAAAGAACGCGGAGTTATACTGGATGAGATCGCCTCCTATCTCGATCAGCCGGAAGAAGCTATACAGGACGATTTTGAGGAACTGCTTTTTAAGGACCACGCTTTAGGTAAGAATATTTTAGGTACCCCAGGGTCGGTTGCTGCCCTGAACAAAATGGATATCAGCCAATTCATGGCAGATAACTACAATACCTCCGAAATGGTTTTTGCGGTTATCGGCGACCATGATTTTAATAAGCTGGTTAAGCTTTGTGAAAAGTATTTCGGTGATGTCCCGGCAAATCAGGCCCAAAAGCACCGCAGCCAGCCAGCTGATCAGGAGGGCGAAAAGGTTAGCCTTGCGCGACCCATAAGCCAAACCCACTGCATCATCGGCAACCGGGCCTATCCTGCCGCGCATCATCATAAAACAGGCCTCCTGTTATTGAACAACCTGCTCGGCGGCATCGGCATGAGTAACCGCCTGAACCTGGAAATACGCGAGAAATACGGCATTGCCTATACCATTGAATCTAACTACACCCCGCTTTCAGATGCCGGCATTTTTTCCATCTATTTCGGTACCGATGCTGAAAAGGCAGCAAAGGCCGATAAACTGGTCCATAAAGAATTAAAAAAACTGCGCGATCAAAAACTCGGCACACTGCAATTGCACCAGGCCAAACAAAAGTTCATCGGACAAATAGCCTTAGCCGAAGAGAATCGGATAGGTCTCATCATTTCCATGGCCAAAAGCCTGCTTGATTTCGGTTATGTGGATACGCTGGAGCAGATATTTGGCAAGATAGAAATGGTTACGGCAGAGCAGGTTCTGGAGATAAGTAACGAAATTTTTGATAATAGGCTGACCACTCTGGTCTTTGAGCCTAAGCAATAA
- a CDS encoding zinc dependent phospholipase C family protein gives MKLQCFLRYLLLTVSLGIILPISSKAYSVFAHLAIIDASWKPSLVPLLKEKYPNATEDELRVAHSYAYGGSLMPDLGYFPFGSVYFTNLAHYVRTGDFITNLIGQSKNINEYALALGALSHYLTDEYGHSLATNVAEPIVYPVIGKKFGKLVTYEQAPIYHSRMEFGFDVLQVARGNYASQEYHDFIGFNVSKPLLERAFLMTYGLDLDDVFNGKLDLTISTFRWSVRTLLPGLTRTAWSMKKAEIMKANPAMNSRKFHARIKRKEYFHDYGRDRERPNLRTRITAFIIKILPKVGPLKALKFTTPGPEGEKLFIKSFDTVMVCYRQDLQKLLRHEDLSLRDINFDTGMPTTPGEYAIADQTYSQILIQLQEKKFKNLTVPLRQNILAYYNKPDTTTKSNEHKEYKIDWEKTYLALQQIRTAKTTAIDSLKFPPDTSGSKIAAGTVK, from the coding sequence ATGAAACTTCAGTGTTTTTTAAGATATTTATTACTCACGGTTTCTCTGGGAATTATCTTACCGATCTCTTCAAAAGCATACTCCGTATTTGCTCACCTTGCCATAATAGATGCAAGCTGGAAACCGTCGTTAGTACCATTACTCAAAGAAAAATATCCAAACGCGACCGAAGATGAGCTCCGTGTTGCGCATTCGTATGCCTATGGTGGCAGCCTTATGCCCGATTTGGGGTATTTTCCTTTTGGTAGCGTCTATTTCACCAATCTTGCGCACTATGTTCGTACCGGCGATTTTATAACGAACCTCATCGGCCAATCAAAAAACATCAACGAGTATGCCCTTGCGCTCGGCGCACTTTCTCATTATTTAACCGACGAATACGGGCATTCACTTGCTACCAATGTCGCCGAACCTATAGTGTATCCTGTTATCGGAAAAAAATTCGGCAAGCTTGTTACATACGAGCAGGCACCTATTTATCATAGCCGGATGGAATTTGGCTTTGATGTACTTCAAGTGGCGCGTGGCAATTATGCATCACAGGAATATCACGATTTTATTGGGTTTAATGTCTCAAAACCCTTATTGGAACGCGCTTTTTTAATGACGTACGGATTGGATCTTGACGATGTTTTTAATGGCAAACTGGATCTGACGATTTCGACCTTTCGCTGGTCCGTCAGAACGTTATTGCCCGGGCTTACGCGCACCGCCTGGTCCATGAAAAAGGCTGAGATAATGAAAGCAAACCCTGCTATGAACAGCCGGAAGTTTCATGCAAGAATAAAAAGAAAAGAATATTTTCACGATTATGGACGTGACCGTGAGCGACCAAATCTAAGGACAAGGATCACTGCTTTTATAATAAAAATACTTCCGAAAGTCGGTCCTTTAAAAGCCCTGAAATTTACAACGCCGGGGCCGGAAGGCGAAAAGTTATTCATTAAAAGCTTTGATACTGTAATGGTCTGTTACCGGCAGGACCTGCAAAAACTTCTCCGGCACGAAGACCTTAGTTTAAGGGACATAAATTTTGACACCGGAATGCCAACGACACCGGGTGAGTATGCTATAGCCGATCAGACTTACAGCCAGATACTTATCCAATTACAGGAAAAGAAATTCAAAAACCTCACCGTTCCGTTGCGCCAAAATATTCTTGCTTATTATAACAAACCTGATACCACGACCAAGTCTAACGAGCATAAGGAATACAAAATAGACTGGGAGAAAACTTACCTGGCACTACAGCAAATCAGAACCGCAAAAACTACTGCTATTGACAGTTTAAAATTCCCACCAGACACTTCCGGCTCGAAAATTGCAGCAGGTACTGTTAAATAA
- a CDS encoding glycoside hydrolase family 113 translates to MLRGINYDIGTFYRKDELSRPDFDEATIKRELEIIKNDLHCDAVKITGYDTYRLAKAAEFALQLGLQVWLTPAHIDAAPAEAAQHLVECAIAAENLRLIYGNIIFVTGFEYSIFLKGFMKGETIYERLGKMFNPVGLILNLLGLRAGIYRKLNIYLKETTQQIRTYFKGQVTYASGTWEKINWDLFDLIGIDHYRAAYNRAFYNKQLEAYYKYNKPVVVMEFGCCAYKGAEDKGPMGWAITEMVGEKQIVKDAYLRDESVQANYITETLDLIKQEKVYAAFVFTFINPMYKYDANPRFDLDLASFGIVKPVNEPDEGYKGLKWQPKEAFYSLALYYQQMKP, encoded by the coding sequence ATGCTACGCGGGATAAACTATGATATAGGTACTTTTTACAGGAAAGACGAATTAAGCCGACCAGATTTTGACGAGGCGACAATAAAAAGAGAACTGGAGATCATCAAAAATGACCTGCATTGCGATGCTGTTAAGATCACAGGATATGATACTTACCGGCTGGCAAAAGCAGCAGAATTTGCCCTGCAGCTGGGTCTGCAGGTTTGGCTCACACCCGCTCATATTGATGCAGCACCGGCCGAAGCCGCGCAACACCTGGTAGAATGTGCCATTGCAGCCGAAAACCTGCGGCTTATATATGGTAATATCATTTTCGTGACCGGATTTGAATATTCTATATTTCTTAAAGGTTTTATGAAGGGTGAGACCATTTACGAAAGGCTGGGCAAAATGTTCAACCCGGTGGGGCTTATCCTTAACCTGCTGGGATTGAGGGCGGGCATCTACCGTAAACTAAATATTTACCTGAAAGAAACCACGCAACAGATAAGAACCTATTTTAAGGGGCAGGTAACATACGCCTCAGGTACGTGGGAAAAGATCAATTGGGACTTGTTCGATCTGATCGGGATCGATCATTATCGTGCCGCTTATAACCGGGCATTTTATAATAAACAATTAGAAGCCTACTATAAATACAACAAGCCTGTTGTGGTGATGGAATTTGGTTGCTGCGCCTATAAAGGTGCCGAAGATAAGGGTCCAATGGGATGGGCCATAACCGAAATGGTGGGTGAAAAGCAAATTGTAAAGGACGCCTATCTACGGGACGAAAGCGTACAGGCCAATTACATTACCGAAACGCTTGATCTGATTAAGCAGGAAAAGGTTTATGCTGCTTTTGTGTTCACTTTTATAAACCCTATGTATAAGTACGATGCCAATCCCCGGTTTGATCTCGACCTGGCTAGTTTTGGCATAGTAAAACCCGTTAATGAACCGGATGAAGGCTACAAAGGATTAAAATGGCAACCCAAGGAAGCATTTTATAGCCTTGCACTATATTACCAGCAAATGAAACCGTAA
- a CDS encoding LacI family DNA-binding transcriptional regulator — protein MDNINIKVLAKKLNLSTSTISRAFSGSTDINKDTRERILAFAKEHNFLPNHYAANLRDKKTRTLAVIVPEIANDFFAQAINGIEEVARKKGFYILLYRTDDVFEKEVSFVNYLNNGKVDGIIMSVSGEANDHNYLKTLAKKNIPVVFFDRVYEDIDVSKVTTNDYESSFEATEHLISTGCKRIAYLVVNKSISIGKVRMQGYADALAKHGMVFNDELVVDCSQDEKINYSIIKNALEDLKPDGIFSSVERLAVAAYYVCNDMNISIPGDLKVVSFSSLQIAPLLGLSTVTQPAYEMGIKAATLLFDELDKKGQHVFKKTHVLKSKLFVRKSSAI, from the coding sequence ATGGATAACATCAATATCAAGGTGCTGGCCAAGAAACTTAATTTGTCCACATCGACCATTTCCAGGGCCTTTAGCGGAAGCACTGATATTAACAAGGATACCCGTGAACGGATACTTGCTTTCGCCAAAGAGCATAATTTCCTGCCAAACCATTATGCAGCCAACCTTAGGGATAAAAAAACCCGGACCCTGGCTGTTATTGTACCAGAAATAGCTAACGATTTTTTTGCCCAGGCCATAAACGGAATTGAAGAGGTAGCCCGAAAAAAGGGTTTTTACATCCTTTTGTATCGCACCGATGATGTTTTTGAAAAAGAAGTATCCTTTGTGAACTACCTGAATAACGGGAAGGTTGATGGTATCATTATGTCGGTGTCGGGCGAGGCAAATGATCACAATTACCTGAAGACCCTTGCTAAAAAGAACATTCCTGTAGTATTTTTCGATCGTGTTTACGAAGATATTGATGTATCCAAAGTTACTACGAACGACTACGAAAGCAGTTTTGAAGCTACAGAACACCTGATAAGCACTGGTTGCAAGCGAATAGCATACCTGGTAGTAAACAAAAGCATTTCCATTGGTAAGGTACGCATGCAGGGCTATGCTGATGCCCTGGCGAAACATGGTATGGTTTTCAATGATGAATTGGTGGTGGATTGCAGCCAGGATGAGAAGATCAATTATTCTATCATCAAAAACGCATTGGAAGACTTAAAGCCCGATGGCATTTTTAGTTCTGTTGAACGTTTGGCGGTTGCCGCGTATTACGTGTGCAATGATATGAATATATCGATACCTGGCGACCTGAAAGTAGTGAGTTTTTCGAGCCTGCAGATCGCACCGTTGCTTGGCCTTTCAACCGTTACGCAACCCGCTTATGAAATGGGTATCAAGGCTGCGACACTTCTATTTGATGAACTTGATAAGAAGGGCCAGCATGTGTTTAAGAAAACACACGTATTGAAATCGAAACTTTTTGTCAGGAAATCATCCGCAATATAA
- a CDS encoding NifU family protein, with amino-acid sequence MSLIEQVEAALDTIRPYLETDGGNVSVEEITPENVVKLKYLGACGNCPMSIMTLKAGIEEAIKKAVPEITGVEAINLTDIDDPNAVLPANLQ; translated from the coding sequence ATGAGTTTGATAGAACAGGTAGAGGCAGCCCTTGATACGATCCGTCCGTACCTGGAGACTGATGGCGGGAATGTTTCGGTAGAGGAGATAACTCCCGAAAATGTGGTTAAATTGAAATATTTAGGTGCTTGTGGTAATTGCCCGATGAGCATTATGACACTGAAGGCGGGTATTGAAGAAGCTATAAAAAAGGCCGTGCCGGAAATAACAGGTGTTGAAGCAATAAATCTGACCGACATTGACGACCCTAATGCTGTGCTCCCTGCAAATTTGCAATAA
- a CDS encoding biosynthetic peptidoglycan transglycosylase: protein MKRPLPKYIRVTGIIVIVLIVLFSIGGYIAYSKREAILRKEIASAQAKAKKDYNLDVKIGSARFTGLATVSFSDITVVPEQRDSLLNIKRFDVSVRLMPLIFGKVKLSDVVLDDGHLNLTSIKGVKNFDFLFRKKKDTTVKTKIDLSVVANNLMKQVLYKIPDNLDLKNFLITFKDDSAGVKMLAQTAQIKNGKLSSTIKVDDTATWHFAGKMHPSDKDIDVSLYADGKKVELPVIEKRFHLKVNFDTVTTRLQKVENSDGITKIYGYWAVRNLVVNHQALSSSDIVVPDGSIDANVFVGKNYVSLDSTSLIHLKKITIKPYLKYQLNPVKIFTVKINTDWLDAQDVFDASPGGLFESLEGIKVVGKLKYHLHLFLDTSNPDQVQFESALDKQGFHITKYGKTDLSKLNRVFTYVPYEKGKPMPARIIGPQNPDFTPLSQISPNVRYACMTSEDPSFYTNKGFVIESIRRSIATDFKKKKFTRGGSTISMQLIKNTFLSREKTLARKIEEILIVWLIENDNIMSKDRMLEVYFNVAEWGRNVYGIGEASRYYFGKSPSELTLGEGIYLASILPHPKTGLYSFLPDGSLRPSLQGYYNLIGKLMAGHGWTEPDSTGYGYANVRLKESLRQEIAPVPTAVADSLMQQTNDDDDTPIGLGLQEQPQPEKKPNFFQRLFGRKDTTKKEELGVDTAGKTKKQIRQEKRALKKLERERRKELHDKGLM from the coding sequence ATGAAACGCCCTCTGCCAAAATATATCCGGGTAACCGGCATCATAGTTATTGTTCTGATCGTTCTCTTCTCTATTGGTGGTTACATAGCATACTCCAAACGCGAAGCTATCCTGCGGAAAGAGATCGCCAGCGCACAGGCCAAAGCAAAAAAAGATTATAACCTCGACGTTAAGATCGGTTCAGCGCGGTTCACCGGGCTGGCCACCGTCTCCTTTTCGGATATTACCGTTGTACCCGAGCAACGCGACAGCCTGCTTAATATCAAAAGATTCGACGTCAGTGTAAGGCTAATGCCATTGATATTCGGCAAGGTAAAACTATCCGATGTGGTGCTGGATGACGGCCACCTAAACCTGACAAGCATTAAGGGCGTTAAGAATTTTGACTTCCTGTTCCGTAAGAAAAAAGATACGACGGTTAAAACCAAGATCGATCTGTCTGTTGTTGCCAACAACCTGATGAAGCAGGTACTATATAAGATCCCGGATAATCTCGACCTGAAAAATTTTCTCATCACCTTTAAAGATGACAGTGCCGGTGTAAAAATGCTCGCGCAAACAGCGCAGATCAAAAACGGCAAACTGAGCTCGACCATTAAAGTTGATGATACAGCAACCTGGCATTTTGCCGGCAAAATGCACCCCTCCGATAAGGATATTGATGTAAGCCTTTATGCCGATGGCAAAAAGGTTGAACTCCCGGTTATCGAAAAACGTTTCCACCTTAAGGTTAATTTTGATACCGTTACCACCCGCTTACAAAAGGTGGAGAATAGCGACGGTATTACAAAAATATATGGTTACTGGGCCGTCAGGAATTTGGTGGTGAACCACCAGGCTCTTTCATCAAGCGACATCGTGGTGCCGGACGGTTCAATAGATGCAAATGTATTCGTCGGGAAAAATTATGTTTCGCTGGACAGCACTTCGCTCATACATCTTAAAAAGATCACCATAAAGCCCTATTTAAAATACCAGCTTAACCCGGTTAAGATATTTACCGTGAAAATAAATACAGACTGGCTCGATGCGCAGGATGTGTTTGATGCTTCGCCGGGAGGTCTGTTTGAATCCCTGGAGGGTATCAAAGTAGTAGGGAAATTAAAATATCATCTTCACCTTTTCCTTGATACTTCGAACCCCGACCAGGTGCAATTCGAATCGGCGCTGGACAAACAGGGTTTCCATATCACAAAATACGGCAAAACCGATTTGAGCAAGTTGAACAGGGTGTTTACCTATGTTCCTTACGAAAAAGGGAAGCCTATGCCCGCCCGCATTATAGGGCCGCAGAATCCTGATTTTACACCGCTTAGTCAAATATCCCCCAATGTGCGTTATGCCTGCATGACTTCTGAGGACCCGTCATTTTACACCAATAAAGGTTTCGTGATAGAATCCATAAGGCGTTCTATAGCTACCGACTTTAAGAAAAAGAAGTTCACCCGCGGTGGCAGCACCATTTCGATGCAGTTGATCAAAAACACCTTTTTAAGCAGGGAAAAAACCCTCGCAAGGAAGATAGAGGAGATATTGATCGTATGGCTAATCGAGAACGATAATATTATGAGCAAGGATCGCATGCTGGAGGTTTATTTCAACGTAGCGGAGTGGGGTAGGAACGTTTATGGAATTGGTGAGGCGTCGCGTTATTATTTCGGCAAGTCACCCTCGGAACTGACCCTGGGCGAAGGCATTTACCTGGCAAGCATATTGCCGCACCCAAAAACGGGGTTATATTCCTTCCTGCCCGATGGAAGCCTAAGGCCAAGCCTGCAGGGCTACTACAACCTGATAGGCAAATTAATGGCCGGCCATGGCTGGACGGAGCCTGACAGCACAGGTTACGGTTATGCAAATGTACGTTTAAAAGAAAGCCTGCGACAGGAAATAGCGCCGGTACCTACGGCTGTAGCCGATAGCCTGATGCAGCAGACAAACGACGACGACGATACCCCGATAGGGCTTGGCTTGCAGGAGCAACCCCAGCCCGAGAAAAAGCCAAATTTCTTTCAACGCCTGTTCGGCAGAAAGGATACTACAAAAAAAGAAGAGCTGGGGGTAGATACCGCTGGCAAAACCAAAAAACAGATACGCCAGGAAAAGCGCGCCCTGAAAAAATTAGAACGGGAGCGACGTAAAGAACTTCACGATAAGGGATTGATGTAG
- the pulA gene encoding type I pullulanase has product MKFPRIVLALFMVSVLSTSYKPQKNDYPVYNGNDLGVNWSPEQTVFKIWAPTAAAVKLRLYAAGDGGKPLQTINLSRAKDGVWETTVKENLKNQYYTFQASINGRWLKERPDIYAKAVGVNGQRGMVADLASTNPKGWALDKKPGQKNFTDIMIYELHVRDLSMDPNSGITHKGKFLGLAETKTKSPDGTSTGLDHIKSLGVTHIHLLPSFDYNSVDETKPEANQYNWGYDPLNYNVPEGSYSTDAFDGNVRIREFKKMVQTLHANGLRVILDVVYNHTSDTASNFNQFVPGYFYRHTEKGAYSNATACGNETASEKAMMRKYMIESVVYWAKEYHLDGFRFDLMGVHDIETMNDISAALHKIDPTIFIYGEGWTAGNSPLPEDLRAVKKNAYKLDKIAVFNDDMRDGIKGGWSDVKSKGFVSGAQDAAESVKFGIVGSVKHPQVDYSKVNYSKAPWAAEPYQTINYVSCHDDNTLWDRLKISNPDASEKDLIKMDKLANTIVFTSQGVAFMHAGAEMLRTKKGIPNSYNSPDAINELDWSRKSKYKDVFNYYKTLIALRKHHPAFRMPSAKMIREHLKFMETADPDMIAYQISGNANGDTWKNILVIFNGSLSDGRINIPEGRWRLVIDGKTINEKSMKAIGGGQITVPATSAWLLYEL; this is encoded by the coding sequence ATGAAATTCCCGCGGATAGTTTTAGCATTATTTATGGTCTCTGTTTTATCGACCTCGTATAAACCCCAAAAAAATGATTACCCGGTATATAACGGGAACGATCTCGGTGTCAACTGGTCGCCGGAGCAAACCGTTTTTAAGATATGGGCGCCGACCGCTGCTGCGGTAAAACTAAGGTTGTATGCGGCGGGGGACGGAGGTAAACCTTTACAGACCATCAATTTGAGCAGAGCTAAAGACGGCGTTTGGGAAACTACGGTAAAAGAAAACCTTAAGAACCAGTATTATACTTTCCAGGCCAGTATTAATGGCCGGTGGCTAAAAGAGCGACCGGATATTTATGCAAAAGCGGTGGGCGTGAACGGCCAACGCGGCATGGTCGCCGACCTGGCATCGACCAATCCGAAAGGCTGGGCGCTGGATAAAAAGCCCGGGCAAAAGAACTTCACCGATATTATGATATACGAATTACATGTTCGCGATCTGTCTATGGATCCTAATTCGGGTATAACGCACAAAGGTAAGTTTTTAGGATTGGCCGAAACTAAAACCAAATCGCCGGACGGAACGTCGACGGGGCTGGACCATATCAAATCGCTTGGGGTAACACACATACATCTACTGCCCTCGTTCGACTACAATTCGGTGGATGAGACTAAGCCCGAAGCAAACCAGTATAACTGGGGTTATGACCCGCTTAATTACAATGTTCCGGAAGGCAGCTATTCGACAGATGCTTTCGATGGAAATGTGCGTATACGCGAGTTTAAAAAAATGGTGCAAACCCTGCATGCAAACGGCTTGCGTGTGATATTGGATGTGGTGTATAACCATACCAGCGACACCGCATCCAACTTTAACCAGTTTGTGCCGGGCTATTTTTACCGGCATACAGAAAAGGGCGCCTATTCAAATGCTACGGCTTGCGGCAATGAGACGGCATCGGAAAAGGCGATGATGCGTAAGTACATGATCGAATCGGTTGTATATTGGGCAAAGGAATATCACTTGGACGGTTTCCGGTTCGACCTGATGGGTGTGCACGACATTGAAACGATGAACGACATCAGCGCTGCGCTGCATAAAATAGACCCAACAATATTTATTTACGGCGAAGGCTGGACGGCCGGCAACAGCCCCCTGCCAGAGGACCTGCGCGCAGTAAAAAAGAATGCATACAAACTTGATAAAATAGCCGTTTTCAACGACGATATGCGTGACGGCATCAAAGGTGGCTGGAGCGATGTGAAATCAAAGGGTTTTGTGAGCGGCGCTCAGGACGCTGCCGAGAGTGTAAAATTCGGGATAGTGGGATCGGTGAAACATCCGCAGGTGGATTATAGCAAAGTGAATTATTCTAAAGCCCCCTGGGCGGCTGAACCCTATCAAACCATCAATTATGTCTCGTGTCACGATGATAATACCCTTTGGGACCGACTGAAAATATCCAACCCCGACGCTTCAGAAAAGGATCTTATCAAAATGGATAAATTGGCTAACACCATCGTTTTTACGTCGCAAGGGGTTGCATTTATGCATGCAGGAGCCGAAATGCTCCGGACCAAGAAAGGGATTCCTAATTCTTATAACAGCCCCGATGCCATTAACGAACTTGACTGGAGCAGGAAATCGAAATACAAGGATGTTTTCAACTATTATAAGACACTAATTGCTCTTAGAAAACATCATCCTGCCTTCAGGATGCCATCGGCAAAAATGATACGGGAACACCTGAAATTTATGGAAACAGCTGACCCGGATATGATTGCTTATCAAATCAGCGGCAACGCAAACGGGGATACCTGGAAAAATATTTTGGTGATATTTAACGGGAGCTTGTCGGACGGGCGGATTAATATACCTGAAGGGCGCTGGCGGCTTGTGATAGACGGAAAAACTATAAACGAGAAGAGCATGAAGGCTATTGGCGGCGGGCAGATAACAGTACCTGCCACAAGTGCCTGGCTGCTTTATGAACTGTAA
- a CDS encoding Mrp/NBP35 family ATP-binding protein, with protein MTITTEQVLQALGNVEEPDLKKDLVTLNMIQDIRIDGNKLSFSVILTTPACPLKAMIENACRNAISYFISKEVEVSINMTSHVTTQKNTGVPGVKNIIAVASGKGGVGKSTVAVNLALGLAHAGAKVGLIDADIYGPSLPIMFGLEGARPKASQLEGKTRIEPIEKYGIKLLSIGFFTDPNQPVPWRGPMVSTAVKQLFNDADWGELDYLVVDLPPGTGDIHITVSQSFPVTGAVIVTTPQNVALADAKKGIGMFMMSAINVPLLGIVENMSYFTPAELPDNRYYIFGQGGGQKLASQLEVPFLGEIPLVKSISESGDAGMPVILDDANPMSKAFLDMAKRVAQQVAIANATANGKAPVLP; from the coding sequence ATGACAATAACCACCGAACAAGTATTACAAGCGCTGGGCAATGTGGAAGAGCCGGACCTGAAAAAGGACCTGGTGACGCTGAACATGATCCAGGACATCAGGATAGACGGTAATAAGCTAAGCTTTTCCGTTATCCTTACCACACCGGCCTGCCCGTTGAAAGCGATGATCGAAAATGCATGCCGAAACGCCATAAGTTATTTTATCAGTAAGGAAGTAGAGGTGAGTATCAACATGACATCGCATGTTACCACCCAAAAGAACACAGGCGTTCCGGGGGTGAAAAATATCATAGCGGTGGCGTCGGGGAAAGGCGGCGTAGGCAAATCTACGGTCGCGGTGAACCTGGCCCTGGGCCTGGCGCATGCAGGTGCTAAAGTAGGCCTGATCGACGCGGATATTTACGGGCCCTCGCTGCCTATCATGTTCGGCCTGGAAGGTGCACGCCCTAAAGCCAGCCAGCTGGAGGGAAAGACACGCATTGAACCAATTGAGAAATACGGAATTAAATTACTATCGATAGGATTCTTTACTGATCCCAACCAGCCCGTTCCATGGCGGGGGCCTATGGTTTCGACCGCAGTAAAGCAATTATTTAACGATGCCGACTGGGGCGAACTGGATTATTTGGTAGTCGACCTGCCGCCGGGCACGGGGGATATTCATATCACGGTGTCGCAAAGCTTCCCGGTTACCGGTGCGGTCATCGTTACCACGCCGCAAAACGTAGCGTTGGCTGATGCCAAAAAAGGCATTGGCATGTTTATGATGAGCGCTATTAATGTGCCGCTGCTGGGTATAGTAGAGAATATGAGCTATTTTACGCCTGCCGAATTGCCGGATAACCGCTATTATATTTTCGGCCAGGGCGGGGGGCAAAAGCTGGCTTCGCAGTTAGAGGTGCCGTTTTTGGGCGAGATACCGCTGGTAAAAAGTATAAGTGAATCGGGCGATGCAGGGATGCCGGTGATACTGGATGACGCCAACCCGATGAGCAAAGCTTTTTTGGATATGGCCAAACGCGTAGCACAACAGGTGGCCATCGCTAACGCAACAGCCAATGGTAAAGCACCGGTTTTGCCCTGA